The following is a genomic window from Candidatus Diapherotrites archaeon.
TTACCTTCCATGACTATTTATGATCCATTCGGTCCCGAGAAAATCATCCAGTTGTACGATCCCAAATCCGGGATGCGCGGGGTAATCGTAATTGATAACACCGCTCGCGGCCCCGGGAAAGGGGGCACGCGCATGACGGGAAGTGTGAGTCTCCAGGAAGTGATGCGCCTCGCCCGCACGATGACATGGAAGAATGCCATGGCCGATCTCCCCTTCGGAGGGGCCAAATCTGGTATTATCTTTGATCCTCATTCCCATTCCCCTCAAAAAAAGAAGCAAATCGTCGAAGCATTCGGCCGCGCCCTTAAGGGAATGGCCCCCCATCTGTATATCGGGGCGCCCGACATGAACATGGCCGAGAAAGAGATGGCCTGGATTGTTCAGTCCGTGGGAAACCGGAAGGCCGTTACCGGTAAACCCTTTTCCATGCGCGGCCTCCCTCATGAGTTAGGATCCACTGGCTTCGGGGTGGCGCATGCCACATTATTAGGCATTCATCACATAGGGATGAACCCCGAGGAGGCACGCGTGGCCATCGAAGGGTATGGCAACGTGGGCACGTTCGTCCACCAATACTTATCCGAATGGGGAGTTATGGTGACTGCGGCTTCCGATTCCAAAGGGGTCATTTCAGATAACCGGGGATTGGATTATGAGCGCCTAATCAAAATTAAAAAAGAACAGGGGAGCGTGACCAAATACCAAGGGAAATACGCCCGGGTTTCTTCCAACATCCTCACCGCGCCCGCCAACGTATTAGTCACGGCGGCCATCCCCGATCTGGTGACGATGGAAAACATCTCCCAGGTCAAACATTCCCTCCTCGTGGAAGGGAGCAACATCCCCATGTCCTTGAGTGTGGAGAAGCGTCTCCACGCGCGTGGCACGTATGTCATTCCCGATTTCGTGGCCAACGCGGGAGGCGTTATTTCTTCCTATGTGGAGCATATCGGGGGCACCCAAAACCAGATGTTCCGGATGGTGGAGTCCAAGATCAAGAAGAACGTGAAAGCCATGTTCCACGAGCATCGTAATAAAGAATCCCCACGCGACGCCGCCATGCGCCTCGCCATCCGGCGAGTAAAGCAGGGCAAATGGAAAGGACCTAAGGTGTAATTCGGTTCTTTTTTAATCCCAGCTTCGACTATGGGGGCCGCCGCTTCGAGGACGAGGATGGCGTAATCGAATAGGATCGTAATGTTCTTTCATAAAAGATTCTGCTTGTTTTTTCGCGGCTGCCTTTGTTACTCCTTGGTCCATTAATTTTTTAACAAGGCCATTTGCGATCTCTTGCCGGGGCATTCCTAAAAGACCAAATCCTATCACAAAAGATGAATCAAGTCGTGGGCCTTGTTTGTTTACTTCAGGTTTGCGGTATCTTCTGGGTTTTGGCATATCCAGCGGTAGGATCTGGAGATATAAAATAGTATATGCCTTTACTCGATATGCCTTCTCCCTTTTCTCTTGCCCATGAAGATGGGCAAGCTTCTGCGCGTGCAGGGAAATTGAATCTCTCCCATGGGAAGGTCGAAACCCCTTTTTTCATGCCCGTGGCCACCAAAGGAAGCGTGAAGCACCTCACTATCAACGAAGCCTCCCAGATAGGTTACCGGTGCCTGATTGCCAATGCCTTCATATTCTATCTCCGCCCCGGCCTGGACGTGGTTGAGCGAGCGGGGGGTATTCATTCGTTCATGGGTTGGAAGCACAACCTTTTCACCGATTCCGGGGGTTTCCAAATCCTGGACGAAGGGTTTCTCCGCGCCCGCACGGAAGAGGGGGTGGTGCTCAACAATCCCTTCACCAAAAAGCCGGACTTGTTTACTCCCGAGCGATGCATGGAGGTACAAATGCGTTTGGGCAGCGATGTGGCCATGTGTCTGGATGATGTTCCCCGGTTTGGGGAGGATAAGGGTAAACCGTTTTATGCGGAAACACTCCAGCGAACGTTGCAGTGGGCCCAGCGCTGTCGTTCCTCGCATGAATCCAAGAAACAGTTGTTGTTTGGTATTTCTCAGGGTGGAACTTTTTTGGATTTGCGAAAAAAGGGTTTAGACTCTTTGAAAGAAATGGGTTTCGACGGGATGGCTTTGGGGGGCCTCGCCATCGGCGAACCCAAACCCACGATGCAACGCATTATATCCCTGGGTAGAAAAACCATTTCGGCGGATATGCCCCTCTACGTGATGGGGTTGGGTACTCCAGAAGATATCATCCAGGCCATTTCAAATGGGGCAGACATTTTCGATTCGGCATTTCCAACCCGAACCGCCCGTCATGGCCTCGCCCTCACTTCCAGTGGAAGGATTTCTATCCGCCATTCCAAGTACGCTTCCGATTTTTCCCCACTTGATTTGGATTGTTCATGCCTCATCTGCCATTCCCATTCTCGCGCTTTCCTGCACCATCTTTCAAAAAATAATGAGGAGTCCGGCGCCCGTTTCTTAACGCATCATAATCTCGCGTTCCTCCAGCGCACCCTGGAAGAGGCCCGCACGGCTATTCGTGAAAACGAATTCCATTCCTTTGCCACGCAATTCCTCCAATCCTTCCACTCTGGGCAGGTGCCCTCACAGTTATAAACACTCGAAACAGGAGTTATGGGAAGGTGGTTCCATGGCATTCACAGCTCCCAAAATCCAAGATATTCTGATTCCTGATTTCCAGCGCGTGGCGCACGACGCGCCGGTGACGTCCCTATATACTGCTTTGGGGAAGAGCAAGGGTGTCCCTGCTCTCGTGTTCAAAGGGAAGGATTTCGCCGGCCTCGTAACGGCCTCCGAGTTGCTTCGGAATGTGAATGCCTCCCGGACAAAGGTTTCCACCCTCCTCCGGAAAACGCCTTCCTTAAAATTTTCGGATTCACTTGAAACGGCTATTCACCTCATGCGGGATGCGGATGTCCGGGTTTTACCTGTCATGGTTAGAGGAAACGTCGTGGGGATCGTGCGCGCCAGAGATATATTGAAAGCCCTCATCAAACATCCTGTTTTTGACCAAGTGACTGCGTCCCGGTTGGCCACCCTTTCTCCCTATTCAGTATCCCCAAATGATGACCTCGGCAAAGCGCTCACTATCATGCGCGATAACCACGTGCGCAAACTTGCCGTTACGGACGCGCGGGGCCTTCCAGTGGGGTTGATAAAACTGGAGGATCTGGCCGGTGATATCCTGGCCAAGATGGATACGGGCCCCGATAAATATTTCCGGATGGGCAAGGATGCCCAATCCATATCCAAACCCTCCCCTATGAGCATGAAGGTCGCGGGCATCATGGAAGATCTCCCCGTGATTGTGGATCCCGAGGCCCGGATGCGGGATGTCCTAAAACAGATGGCCAAACAGAACAATCCGGCCGTCCTGGTAAAGCACAACATGCTCATCGCGACGCAGGATGTGTATAACTATTATCTGGCGGCGCTTCTTCCTCAAACCCTGCCCATCGCCATCTCTCATCTCCCGGATGTGGATGGGATTGATCAAGGGTTCATCGAGCAGACTTTGGAGCGGACATTCCAGAAGCTCATGCGCGTTCTGAAAAGCGATCATCACTTGCATGCTGTCTACAAGCAGGTTCAAAAATCAGGCTTGCGAGCCCGAACCAATGTCCGATTGTCCCTTGAAGGCGCGGGTCGCTCCTACCATGCCGAAGCCACGGATTGGAAGGTCCGCCTCGCTACCGTAGAGGCGTGTAAAACCATCGAGAAAGAGGTTTTACGGGCATTTAGATCCAATTCCTCCCGCAAGAATAGGGCAGTTTAA
Proteins encoded in this region:
- a CDS encoding Glu/Leu/Phe/Val dehydrogenase; amino-acid sequence: MTIYDPFGPEKIIQLYDPKSGMRGVIVIDNTARGPGKGGTRMTGSVSLQEVMRLARTMTWKNAMADLPFGGAKSGIIFDPHSHSPQKKKQIVEAFGRALKGMAPHLYIGAPDMNMAEKEMAWIVQSVGNRKAVTGKPFSMRGLPHELGSTGFGVAHATLLGIHHIGMNPEEARVAIEGYGNVGTFVHQYLSEWGVMVTAASDSKGVISDNRGLDYERLIKIKKEQGSVTKYQGKYARVSSNILTAPANVLVTAAIPDLVTMENISQVKHSLLVEGSNIPMSLSVEKRLHARGTYVIPDFVANAGGVISSYVEHIGGTQNQMFRMVESKIKKNVKAMFHEHRNKESPRDAAMRLAIRRVKQGKWKGPKV
- the tgt gene encoding tRNA guanosine(34) transglycosylase Tgt gives rise to the protein MPSPFSLAHEDGQASARAGKLNLSHGKVETPFFMPVATKGSVKHLTINEASQIGYRCLIANAFIFYLRPGLDVVERAGGIHSFMGWKHNLFTDSGGFQILDEGFLRARTEEGVVLNNPFTKKPDLFTPERCMEVQMRLGSDVAMCLDDVPRFGEDKGKPFYAETLQRTLQWAQRCRSSHESKKQLLFGISQGGTFLDLRKKGLDSLKEMGFDGMALGGLAIGEPKPTMQRIISLGRKTISADMPLYVMGLGTPEDIIQAISNGADIFDSAFPTRTARHGLALTSSGRISIRHSKYASDFSPLDLDCSCLICHSHSRAFLHHLSKNNEESGARFLTHHNLAFLQRTLEEARTAIRENEFHSFATQFLQSFHSGQVPSQL
- a CDS encoding CBS domain-containing protein gives rise to the protein MAFTAPKIQDILIPDFQRVAHDAPVTSLYTALGKSKGVPALVFKGKDFAGLVTASELLRNVNASRTKVSTLLRKTPSLKFSDSLETAIHLMRDADVRVLPVMVRGNVVGIVRARDILKALIKHPVFDQVTASRLATLSPYSVSPNDDLGKALTIMRDNHVRKLAVTDARGLPVGLIKLEDLAGDILAKMDTGPDKYFRMGKDAQSISKPSPMSMKVAGIMEDLPVIVDPEARMRDVLKQMAKQNNPAVLVKHNMLIATQDVYNYYLAALLPQTLPIAISHLPDVDGIDQGFIEQTLERTFQKLMRVLKSDHHLHAVYKQVQKSGLRARTNVRLSLEGAGRSYHAEATDWKVRLATVEACKTIEKEVLRAFRSNSSRKNRAV